The following coding sequences lie in one Daphnia pulex isolate KAP4 chromosome 1, ASM2113471v1 genomic window:
- the LOC124196686 gene encoding ensconsin-like isoform X14 has protein sequence MESPCNDPVSALQNTETGQESCSATAAAAAAAAAASAVQREERSKVLRERQNEERQRKLEELKQQALATQKFREQQEEERRRRMEEQRLRDLERRTQVEERKKAILEAERERREAMLRRSEDRGIRQETKRRNERGSIAFAFGSSTPRMLEPVDSCSSYWGSRRATSTTNVMSASSHGRVTLNEATTPNGGGNNNKLRASSVFGLDQNQDDESNDRGQRQRGTQVVEWETRRRASEVMTSSPSTTTAVGNDTAKISALGQQHQQQQQQQPYYQYHHNYNRWSAGRPHTSSLFGAGCFFLGDDLMTQSTSAVQGGRRKRTDLIPTIPIHRGEGDRSPRSPLYGSSSGASSSRGSVNRSTGLRSGDITPSSPTRPLSALSQVSSVSTTVASSSASISGHVRARTAPAGGRKPRPVSIAGTGMSLSEAARTSRASRENINSRERSKETKEKENERTRQTQPTPATTPRPARARSADMRKDNNNAATHKSSPEGALSQPSHAKRPNRDAGRHPSARETKTPVKATAEAPKSAKGVKTEEGAATTGKANNKSVAAAAAATKKADEEAVKAVELVQVTVPPADSQPESKEVVNVKVEESHDPTAVETLPAAAETEMISMTDSTASGDAPDVEILPPVTTTNNDVAVVSTPSEVSNVEGQVSVDSIPSGATTPSETGSVSGDSVPLSLTSRKIISSEEEAKAALAEKRRLAREQMEREAERERLRAEEERLLEEERQRQEELEQKLAEEEMDRMALEARQAEEERLQKAIEETQRREEEERLRREEEARQRVEKEQQDRKAREEAEKLRKENEERLRREEEERQERRKRVEAIMARTRGKSSGPGSSNNKSGNELNNAVSSDQSASDVTSVGMMNNSISQPDLLGDIVNKSTSNGSGGGNNSNGQSSLSPDDDSLMDDDTTKQKNNGFHLHHNHHHNNQHIDATDSSSSLASTTSDLPDISNVTANADSDSVNSIASTNNITAEVEPVEFLA, from the exons ATGGAGTCGCCGTGTAATGATCCGGTCTCTGCTCTACAAAACACAGAAA CAGGGCAGGAAAGCTGTTCTGCAAcagccgctgccgccgccgcagcagcagcagcgtcggcTGTCCAGCGGGAGGAGCGCTCCAAAGTGTTGAGAGAGCGACAGAACGAGGAGCGCCAGCGCAAGTTGGAGGAGCTGAAacaacaa GCGTTGGCGACGCAAAAATTTCGTGAACAGCAAGAAGAGGAACGTCGTCGCCGAATGGAGGAGCAGCGCCTACGCGACCTGGAACGGCGCACCCAGGTCGAGGAGCGCAAAAAGGCCATCCTGGAAGCGGAACGCGAACGACGGGAGGCCATGCTGCGTCGCAGTGAAGACCGCGGCATCCGACAGGAGACGAAGCGCCGCAACGAACGCGGATCCATCGCCTTTGCCTTTGGCAGCTCCACGCCGAGGATGCTGGAGCCTGTCGACAGCTGCTCAAGTTATTGGGGTTCCAGGAG GGCCACGTCAACCACCAATGTCATGTCTGCCTCCAGTCACGGACGCGTGACGTTGAACGAGGCTACCACGCCCAATGGCGGTGGCAATAACAACAAACTTCGAGCCTCTTCAGTCTTTGGACTTGATCAGAATCAAG ATGACGAAAGCAACGACCGCGGGCAACGACAGCGGGGGACTCAAGTCGTTGAATGGGAAACTCGGCGTCGAGCGTCAGAAGTGATGACGTCGTCCccttcgacgacgacggccgttGGTAACGACACAGCCAAGATCTCGGCTTTGggccaacaacaccaacaacaacaacagcaacagccatACTACCAATACCATCACAACTACAATAGGTGGTCGGCTGGTCGACCTCATACAAGTTCACTCTTTGGTGCCGGATGTTTCTTTCTAG GTGATGACTTGATGACGCAATCGACTTCAGCTGTTCAAGGCGGCAGGAGGAAACGGACGGATCTGATCCCGACGATCCCAATCCACCGGGGTGAAGGCGATCGATCGCCGCGCTCGCCTCTCTACGGCTCGTCGTCCGGCGCCTCGTCCAGCCGGGGATCCGTCAATCGCTCAACAG GTCTACGGAGTGGAGACATAACACCATCGTCGCCGACGAGGCCGTTGAGTGCCTTGAGTCAGGTGAGCAGCGTGAGCACGACGGTGGCTAGCAGCAGTGCCAGCATCAGTGGACACGTCCGAGCACGTACCGCTCCGGCCGGAGGCAGAAA acCACGTCCAGTAAGCATAGCCGGAACGGGTATGTCGCTCAGCGAGGCGGCTCGAACCTCTCGTGCCTCACGTGAAAACATCAACAGCCGCGAGCGGAGTAAAGAAacgaaggagaaggagaacgAGAGAACTCGCCAGACGCAACCGACGCCAGCGACAACGCCACGTCCGGCCAGAGCGCGAAGTGCTGACATGCGTAAAGACAACAATAACGCCGCCACACACAAGTCGAGTCCCGAAGGTGCTCTGTCGCAGCCGAGCCACGCCAAACGGCCAAACAGGGACGCCGGCAGACATCCGTCGGCCAGAGAGACTAAAACGCCCGTCAAAGCCACGGCCGAGGCCCCCAAGAGCGCCAAAGGAGTCAAGACAGAAGAAGGAGCTGCTACCACTGGCAAAGCTAATAATAAATCggtggcggcagcagcagcagcaaccaaaaAGGCGGATGAGGAAGCCGTCAAGGCGGTAGAACTGGTTCAAGTGACAGTTCCGCCAGCCGATTCCCAGCCAGAATCTAAGGAAGTGGTGAACGTCAAAGTTGAAGAAAGCCACGATCCCACAGCTGTTGAAACGCTTCCGGCGGCAGCCGAAACTGAAATGATTTCGATGACGGACTCTACTGCGTCCGGTGATGCTCCGGATGTTGAAATTCTTCCTCccgtcaccaccaccaacaatgACGTGGCTGTCGTTTCCACTCCGTCGGAAGTGTCGAACGTTGAAGGACAAGTCTCCGTCGACTCGATTCCGTCCGGAGCGACGACTCCATCGGAAACGGGCTCGGTATCTGGTGATTCGGTTCCTTTGTCGTTGACGTCACGTAAAATCATTTCATCTGAAGAGGAGGCCAAAGCGGCCCTGGCCGAAAAGAGGCGCCTAGCCCGTGAGCAGATGGAACGCGAAGCCGAACGTGAGCGCCTTAGAGCCGAGGAGGAACGTCTGCTGGAAGAGGAGCGACAGCGGCAGGAAGAGCTCGAGCAAAAATTggccgaagaagaaatggaccGGATGGCGCTAGAAGCTCGTCAAGCCGAAGAGGAACGCCTCCAAAA AGCCATTGAGGAAACGCAGCGCCGTGAAGAGGAGGAGCGCCTCCGCCGGGAGGAGGAAGCTCGCCAGCGGGTCGAGAAGGAGCAGCAGGATCGCAAGGCTCGCGAAGAAGCTGAGAAGCTGCGCAAAGAGAACGAGGAGCGTCTGCGtcgcgaagaagaagagcgacaGGAGAGGCGAAAGCGAGTTGAGGCTATCATGGCTCGAACGCGAGGCAAGAGCAGCGGTCCTGGGTCGAGCAACAACAAGAGCGGCAACGAGCTCAACAACGCTGTGAGCAGCGACCAGTCAGCCAGTGACGTGACCAGCGTCGGGATGATGAACAACAGCATCAGCCAACCCGATCTGCTGGGCGATATTGTAAATAAAAGCACGAGCAACGGCTCTGGCGgcggcaacaacagcaacgggCAATCGTCTTTGTCGCCCGACGACGACTCGCTGATGGATGATGACACCACCAAGCAGAAGAACAATGGCTTCCACCTCCACCACAATCACCATCACAACAACCAACATATCGACGCGACagattcctcctcctccctagCCAGCACCACCAGTGATTTACCAGACATCTCGAACGTCACAGCCAACGCTGACAGCGACAGCGTCAACTCGATTGCCAGTACTAACAACATAACCGCCGAAGTCGAGCCCGTCGAATTTTTAGCTTGA
- the LOC124196686 gene encoding ensconsin-like isoform X10, translating to MESPCNDPVSALQNTETGQESCSATAAAAAAAAAASAVQREERSKVLRERQNEERQRKLEELKQQALATQKFREQQEEERRRRMEEQRLRDLERRTQVEERKKAILEAERERREAMLRRSEDRGIRQETKRRNERGSIAFAFGSSTPRMLEPVDSCSSYWGSRRATSTTNVMSASSHGRVTLNEATTPNGGGNNNKLRASSVFGLDQNQGDDLMTQSTSAVQGGRRKRTDLIPTIPIHRGEGDRSPRSPLYGSSSGASSSRGSVNRSTGMSVSMSRLDQLSHHRRRLSQNQLPSPTTPLQPLHESEPQQPQPTASSSTTKTASNSSTRSSRPASRSHHPSAATTTTTTASSPSSPQGTIAARGNRSMSKSMSHLAPGRPSSSSANKAGAPSVDGSTPPPRNGATTTTTRAERLRQKARQHAPQRPQHGLRSGDITPSSPTRPLSALSQVSSVSTTVASSSASISGHVRARTAPAGGRKPRPVSIAGTGMSLSEAARTSRASRENINSRERSKETKEKENERTRQTQPTPATTPRPARARSADMRKDNNNAATHKSSPEGALSQPSHAKRPNRDAGRHPSARETKTPVKATAEAPKSAKGVKTEEGAATTGKANNKSVAAAAAATKKADEEAVKAVELVQVTVPPADSQPESKEVVNVKVEESHDPTAVETLPAAAETEMISMTDSTASGDAPDVEILPPVTTTNNDVAVVSTPSEVSNVEGQVSVDSIPSGATTPSETGSVSGDSVPLSLTSRKIISSEEEAKAALAEKRRLAREQMEREAERERLRAEEERLLEEERQRQEELEQKLAEEEMDRMALEARQAEEERLQKAIEETQRREEEERLRREEEARQRVEKEQQDRKAREEAEKLRKENEERLRREEEERQERRKRVEAIMARTRGKSSGPGSSNNKSGNELNNAVSSDQSASDVTSVGMMNNSISQPDLLGDIVNKSTSNGSGGGNNSNGQSSLSPDDDSLMDDDTTKQKNNGFHLHHNHHHNNQHIDATDSSSSLASTTSDLPDISNVTANADSDSVNSIASTNNITAEVEPVEFLA from the exons ATGGAGTCGCCGTGTAATGATCCGGTCTCTGCTCTACAAAACACAGAAA CAGGGCAGGAAAGCTGTTCTGCAAcagccgctgccgccgccgcagcagcagcagcgtcggcTGTCCAGCGGGAGGAGCGCTCCAAAGTGTTGAGAGAGCGACAGAACGAGGAGCGCCAGCGCAAGTTGGAGGAGCTGAAacaacaa GCGTTGGCGACGCAAAAATTTCGTGAACAGCAAGAAGAGGAACGTCGTCGCCGAATGGAGGAGCAGCGCCTACGCGACCTGGAACGGCGCACCCAGGTCGAGGAGCGCAAAAAGGCCATCCTGGAAGCGGAACGCGAACGACGGGAGGCCATGCTGCGTCGCAGTGAAGACCGCGGCATCCGACAGGAGACGAAGCGCCGCAACGAACGCGGATCCATCGCCTTTGCCTTTGGCAGCTCCACGCCGAGGATGCTGGAGCCTGTCGACAGCTGCTCAAGTTATTGGGGTTCCAGGAG GGCCACGTCAACCACCAATGTCATGTCTGCCTCCAGTCACGGACGCGTGACGTTGAACGAGGCTACCACGCCCAATGGCGGTGGCAATAACAACAAACTTCGAGCCTCTTCAGTCTTTGGACTTGATCAGAATCAAG GTGATGACTTGATGACGCAATCGACTTCAGCTGTTCAAGGCGGCAGGAGGAAACGGACGGATCTGATCCCGACGATCCCAATCCACCGGGGTGAAGGCGATCGATCGCCGCGCTCGCCTCTCTACGGCTCGTCGTCCGGCGCCTCGTCCAGCCGGGGATCCGTCAATCGCTCAACAGGTATGTCGGTCTCGATGTCGCGATTGGATCAATTGTCGCACCATCGCCGTCGACTCTCGCAAAACCAATTGCCCTCCCCCACCACTCCCTTACAGCCCTTGCACGAATCCGAGCCCCAACAGCCACAACCAACGGCCTCCTCCTCTACTACCAAAACGGCCTCCAATTCCTCCACACGGTCGTCTCGACCCGCATCCCGATCGCACCACCCGTCGGcggctacaacaacaacaacaaccgcgtCGTCTCCGTCGTCTCCCCAAGGAACGATTGCAGCACGAGGCAATCGCAGCATGTCAAAAAGCATGTCCCATTTGGCTCCTGgccgtccttcttcttcttcggctaaTAAAGCCGGCGCTCCATCGGTCGACGGCTCGACTCCTCCGCCACGTAAtggcgcaacaacaacaacaacgcgaGCCGAGCGTTTGCGCCAGAAAGCGCGGCAGCATGCACCGCAACGCCCTCAACATG GTCTACGGAGTGGAGACATAACACCATCGTCGCCGACGAGGCCGTTGAGTGCCTTGAGTCAGGTGAGCAGCGTGAGCACGACGGTGGCTAGCAGCAGTGCCAGCATCAGTGGACACGTCCGAGCACGTACCGCTCCGGCCGGAGGCAGAAA acCACGTCCAGTAAGCATAGCCGGAACGGGTATGTCGCTCAGCGAGGCGGCTCGAACCTCTCGTGCCTCACGTGAAAACATCAACAGCCGCGAGCGGAGTAAAGAAacgaaggagaaggagaacgAGAGAACTCGCCAGACGCAACCGACGCCAGCGACAACGCCACGTCCGGCCAGAGCGCGAAGTGCTGACATGCGTAAAGACAACAATAACGCCGCCACACACAAGTCGAGTCCCGAAGGTGCTCTGTCGCAGCCGAGCCACGCCAAACGGCCAAACAGGGACGCCGGCAGACATCCGTCGGCCAGAGAGACTAAAACGCCCGTCAAAGCCACGGCCGAGGCCCCCAAGAGCGCCAAAGGAGTCAAGACAGAAGAAGGAGCTGCTACCACTGGCAAAGCTAATAATAAATCggtggcggcagcagcagcagcaaccaaaaAGGCGGATGAGGAAGCCGTCAAGGCGGTAGAACTGGTTCAAGTGACAGTTCCGCCAGCCGATTCCCAGCCAGAATCTAAGGAAGTGGTGAACGTCAAAGTTGAAGAAAGCCACGATCCCACAGCTGTTGAAACGCTTCCGGCGGCAGCCGAAACTGAAATGATTTCGATGACGGACTCTACTGCGTCCGGTGATGCTCCGGATGTTGAAATTCTTCCTCccgtcaccaccaccaacaatgACGTGGCTGTCGTTTCCACTCCGTCGGAAGTGTCGAACGTTGAAGGACAAGTCTCCGTCGACTCGATTCCGTCCGGAGCGACGACTCCATCGGAAACGGGCTCGGTATCTGGTGATTCGGTTCCTTTGTCGTTGACGTCACGTAAAATCATTTCATCTGAAGAGGAGGCCAAAGCGGCCCTGGCCGAAAAGAGGCGCCTAGCCCGTGAGCAGATGGAACGCGAAGCCGAACGTGAGCGCCTTAGAGCCGAGGAGGAACGTCTGCTGGAAGAGGAGCGACAGCGGCAGGAAGAGCTCGAGCAAAAATTggccgaagaagaaatggaccGGATGGCGCTAGAAGCTCGTCAAGCCGAAGAGGAACGCCTCCAAAA AGCCATTGAGGAAACGCAGCGCCGTGAAGAGGAGGAGCGCCTCCGCCGGGAGGAGGAAGCTCGCCAGCGGGTCGAGAAGGAGCAGCAGGATCGCAAGGCTCGCGAAGAAGCTGAGAAGCTGCGCAAAGAGAACGAGGAGCGTCTGCGtcgcgaagaagaagagcgacaGGAGAGGCGAAAGCGAGTTGAGGCTATCATGGCTCGAACGCGAGGCAAGAGCAGCGGTCCTGGGTCGAGCAACAACAAGAGCGGCAACGAGCTCAACAACGCTGTGAGCAGCGACCAGTCAGCCAGTGACGTGACCAGCGTCGGGATGATGAACAACAGCATCAGCCAACCCGATCTGCTGGGCGATATTGTAAATAAAAGCACGAGCAACGGCTCTGGCGgcggcaacaacagcaacgggCAATCGTCTTTGTCGCCCGACGACGACTCGCTGATGGATGATGACACCACCAAGCAGAAGAACAATGGCTTCCACCTCCACCACAATCACCATCACAACAACCAACATATCGACGCGACagattcctcctcctccctagCCAGCACCACCAGTGATTTACCAGACATCTCGAACGTCACAGCCAACGCTGACAGCGACAGCGTCAACTCGATTGCCAGTACTAACAACATAACCGCCGAAGTCGAGCCCGTCGAATTTTTAGCTTGA
- the LOC124196686 gene encoding ensconsin-like isoform X5 — protein MESPCNDPVSALQNTETGQESCSATAAAAAAAAAASAVQREERSKVLRERQNEERQRKLEELKQQALATQKFREQQEEERRRRMEEQRLRDLERRTQVEERKKAILEAERERREAMLRRSEDRGIRQETKRRNERGSIAFAFGSSTPRMLEPVDSCSSYWGSRRATSTTNVMSASSHGRVTLNEATTPNGGGNNNKLRASSVFGLDQNQDDESNDRGQRQRGTQVVEWETRRRASEVMTSSPSTTTAVGNDTAKISALGQQHQQQQQQQPYYQYHHNYNRWSAGRPHTSSLFGAGCFFLGDDLMTQSTSAVQGGRRKRTDLIPTIPIHRGEGDRSPRSPLYGSSSGASSSRGSVNRSTGMSVSMSRLDQLSHHRRRLSQNQLPSPTTPLQPLHESEPQQPQPTASSSTTKTASNSSTRSSRPASRSHHPSAATTTTTTASSPSSPQGTIAARGNRSMSKSMSHLAPGRPSSSSANKAGAPSVDGSTPPPRNGATTTTTRAERLRQKARQHAPQRPQHGLRSGDITPSSPTRPLSALSQVSSVSTTVASSSASISGHVRARTAPAGGRKPRPVSIAGTGMSLSEAARTSRASRENINSRERSKETKEKENERTRQTQPTPATTPRPARARSADMRKDNNNAATHKSSPEGALSQPSHAKRPNRDAGRHPSARETKTPVKATAEAPKSAKGVKTEEGAATTGKANNKSVAAAAAATKKADEEAVKAVELVQVTVPPADSQPESKEVVNVKVEESHDPTAVETLPAAAETEMISMTDSTASGDAPDVEILPPVTTTNNDVAVVSTPSEVSNVEGQVSVDSIPSGATTPSETGSVSGDSVPLSLTSRKIISSEEEAKAALAEKRRLAREQMEREAERERLRAEEERLLEEERQRQEELEQKLAEEEMDRMALEARQAEEERLQKAIEETQRREEEERLRREEEARQRVEKEQQDRKAREEAEKLRKENEERLRREEEERQERRKRVEAIMARTRGKSSGPGSSNNKSGNELNNAVSSDQSASDVTSVGMMNNSISQPDLLGDIVNKSTSNGSGGGNNSNGQSSLSPDDDSLMDDDTTKQKNNGFHLHHNHHHNNQHIDATDSSSSLASTTSDLPDISNVTANADSDSVNSIASTNNITAEVEPVEFLA, from the exons ATGGAGTCGCCGTGTAATGATCCGGTCTCTGCTCTACAAAACACAGAAA CAGGGCAGGAAAGCTGTTCTGCAAcagccgctgccgccgccgcagcagcagcagcgtcggcTGTCCAGCGGGAGGAGCGCTCCAAAGTGTTGAGAGAGCGACAGAACGAGGAGCGCCAGCGCAAGTTGGAGGAGCTGAAacaacaa GCGTTGGCGACGCAAAAATTTCGTGAACAGCAAGAAGAGGAACGTCGTCGCCGAATGGAGGAGCAGCGCCTACGCGACCTGGAACGGCGCACCCAGGTCGAGGAGCGCAAAAAGGCCATCCTGGAAGCGGAACGCGAACGACGGGAGGCCATGCTGCGTCGCAGTGAAGACCGCGGCATCCGACAGGAGACGAAGCGCCGCAACGAACGCGGATCCATCGCCTTTGCCTTTGGCAGCTCCACGCCGAGGATGCTGGAGCCTGTCGACAGCTGCTCAAGTTATTGGGGTTCCAGGAG GGCCACGTCAACCACCAATGTCATGTCTGCCTCCAGTCACGGACGCGTGACGTTGAACGAGGCTACCACGCCCAATGGCGGTGGCAATAACAACAAACTTCGAGCCTCTTCAGTCTTTGGACTTGATCAGAATCAAG ATGACGAAAGCAACGACCGCGGGCAACGACAGCGGGGGACTCAAGTCGTTGAATGGGAAACTCGGCGTCGAGCGTCAGAAGTGATGACGTCGTCCccttcgacgacgacggccgttGGTAACGACACAGCCAAGATCTCGGCTTTGggccaacaacaccaacaacaacaacagcaacagccatACTACCAATACCATCACAACTACAATAGGTGGTCGGCTGGTCGACCTCATACAAGTTCACTCTTTGGTGCCGGATGTTTCTTTCTAG GTGATGACTTGATGACGCAATCGACTTCAGCTGTTCAAGGCGGCAGGAGGAAACGGACGGATCTGATCCCGACGATCCCAATCCACCGGGGTGAAGGCGATCGATCGCCGCGCTCGCCTCTCTACGGCTCGTCGTCCGGCGCCTCGTCCAGCCGGGGATCCGTCAATCGCTCAACAGGTATGTCGGTCTCGATGTCGCGATTGGATCAATTGTCGCACCATCGCCGTCGACTCTCGCAAAACCAATTGCCCTCCCCCACCACTCCCTTACAGCCCTTGCACGAATCCGAGCCCCAACAGCCACAACCAACGGCCTCCTCCTCTACTACCAAAACGGCCTCCAATTCCTCCACACGGTCGTCTCGACCCGCATCCCGATCGCACCACCCGTCGGcggctacaacaacaacaacaaccgcgtCGTCTCCGTCGTCTCCCCAAGGAACGATTGCAGCACGAGGCAATCGCAGCATGTCAAAAAGCATGTCCCATTTGGCTCCTGgccgtccttcttcttcttcggctaaTAAAGCCGGCGCTCCATCGGTCGACGGCTCGACTCCTCCGCCACGTAAtggcgcaacaacaacaacaacgcgaGCCGAGCGTTTGCGCCAGAAAGCGCGGCAGCATGCACCGCAACGCCCTCAACATG GTCTACGGAGTGGAGACATAACACCATCGTCGCCGACGAGGCCGTTGAGTGCCTTGAGTCAGGTGAGCAGCGTGAGCACGACGGTGGCTAGCAGCAGTGCCAGCATCAGTGGACACGTCCGAGCACGTACCGCTCCGGCCGGAGGCAGAAA acCACGTCCAGTAAGCATAGCCGGAACGGGTATGTCGCTCAGCGAGGCGGCTCGAACCTCTCGTGCCTCACGTGAAAACATCAACAGCCGCGAGCGGAGTAAAGAAacgaaggagaaggagaacgAGAGAACTCGCCAGACGCAACCGACGCCAGCGACAACGCCACGTCCGGCCAGAGCGCGAAGTGCTGACATGCGTAAAGACAACAATAACGCCGCCACACACAAGTCGAGTCCCGAAGGTGCTCTGTCGCAGCCGAGCCACGCCAAACGGCCAAACAGGGACGCCGGCAGACATCCGTCGGCCAGAGAGACTAAAACGCCCGTCAAAGCCACGGCCGAGGCCCCCAAGAGCGCCAAAGGAGTCAAGACAGAAGAAGGAGCTGCTACCACTGGCAAAGCTAATAATAAATCggtggcggcagcagcagcagcaaccaaaaAGGCGGATGAGGAAGCCGTCAAGGCGGTAGAACTGGTTCAAGTGACAGTTCCGCCAGCCGATTCCCAGCCAGAATCTAAGGAAGTGGTGAACGTCAAAGTTGAAGAAAGCCACGATCCCACAGCTGTTGAAACGCTTCCGGCGGCAGCCGAAACTGAAATGATTTCGATGACGGACTCTACTGCGTCCGGTGATGCTCCGGATGTTGAAATTCTTCCTCccgtcaccaccaccaacaatgACGTGGCTGTCGTTTCCACTCCGTCGGAAGTGTCGAACGTTGAAGGACAAGTCTCCGTCGACTCGATTCCGTCCGGAGCGACGACTCCATCGGAAACGGGCTCGGTATCTGGTGATTCGGTTCCTTTGTCGTTGACGTCACGTAAAATCATTTCATCTGAAGAGGAGGCCAAAGCGGCCCTGGCCGAAAAGAGGCGCCTAGCCCGTGAGCAGATGGAACGCGAAGCCGAACGTGAGCGCCTTAGAGCCGAGGAGGAACGTCTGCTGGAAGAGGAGCGACAGCGGCAGGAAGAGCTCGAGCAAAAATTggccgaagaagaaatggaccGGATGGCGCTAGAAGCTCGTCAAGCCGAAGAGGAACGCCTCCAAAA AGCCATTGAGGAAACGCAGCGCCGTGAAGAGGAGGAGCGCCTCCGCCGGGAGGAGGAAGCTCGCCAGCGGGTCGAGAAGGAGCAGCAGGATCGCAAGGCTCGCGAAGAAGCTGAGAAGCTGCGCAAAGAGAACGAGGAGCGTCTGCGtcgcgaagaagaagagcgacaGGAGAGGCGAAAGCGAGTTGAGGCTATCATGGCTCGAACGCGAGGCAAGAGCAGCGGTCCTGGGTCGAGCAACAACAAGAGCGGCAACGAGCTCAACAACGCTGTGAGCAGCGACCAGTCAGCCAGTGACGTGACCAGCGTCGGGATGATGAACAACAGCATCAGCCAACCCGATCTGCTGGGCGATATTGTAAATAAAAGCACGAGCAACGGCTCTGGCGgcggcaacaacagcaacgggCAATCGTCTTTGTCGCCCGACGACGACTCGCTGATGGATGATGACACCACCAAGCAGAAGAACAATGGCTTCCACCTCCACCACAATCACCATCACAACAACCAACATATCGACGCGACagattcctcctcctccctagCCAGCACCACCAGTGATTTACCAGACATCTCGAACGTCACAGCCAACGCTGACAGCGACAGCGTCAACTCGATTGCCAGTACTAACAACATAACCGCCGAAGTCGAGCCCGTCGAATTTTTAGCTTGA